One segment of Panicum virgatum strain AP13 chromosome 3K, P.virgatum_v5, whole genome shotgun sequence DNA contains the following:
- the LOC120701615 gene encoding uncharacterized protein LOC120701615 — protein sequence MERILFTVIGHGDFDDSPDLILTEDFSGVNNAGMGDLTRVSFVRRSKWSEWFLDTWWNQTSFIQFGSTKSGDNAALKHLIDHLSAEEMQAHVRIAKMQWTGLRFLETQLST from the exons ATG GAGAGAATTTTGTTCACAGTGATAGGACATGGTGATTTTGATGACTCACCTGATCTTATTCTGACAGAAGATTTCAGTGGTGTGAATAATGCTGGTATGGGAGACTTAACAC GAGTTTCCTTCGTAAGGAGGTCAAAATGGAGTGAGTGGTTTTTGGATACATGGTGGAACCAGACTTCATTTATACAGTTTGGTTCCACAAAAAGTGGAGATAATGCAGCACTCAAGCATCTAATTGATCACCTATCAGCTGAAGAAATGCAAGCGCATGTTCGAATAGCAAAAATGCA ATGGACAGGGCTTCGATTCTTGGAGACGCAATTGAGTACCTGA
- the LOC120700263 gene encoding LRR receptor-like serine/threonine-protein kinase FEI 1: protein MDKIGSSSRRNKRRSRPMAAITMLVLAALLLCSAPTVALTPDGEVLLELKLAFNATAQRLTSWRPSDPNPCGWEGISCSLPDLRVQSINLPYMQLGGIISPSIGRLDKLQRLALHQNSLHGPIPAEIKNCTELRAIYLRANYLQGGIPSEIGELVHLTILDLSSNLLRGTIPASIGSLTHLRFLNLSTNFFSGEIPNVGVLGTFKSSSFVGNLELCGLPIQRACRGTLGFPAVLPHSDPLSSAGVSPINNNKTSHFLNGIVIGAMSTLALALIAVLGFLWICLLSRKKSVGGNYVKMDKQTVPDGAKLVTYQWNLPYSTSEIIRMLELLDEEDVVGCGGFGTVYKMVMDDGTSFAVKRIDLSRESRDRTFEKELEILGSIRHINLVNLRGYCRLPTAKLLIYDFVELGSLDCYLHGDEQEDQPLNWNARMKIALGSARGLAYLHHDCSPGIVHRDIKASNILLDRSLEPRVSDFGLARLLVDNGAHVTTVVAGTFGYLAPEYLQNGHATEKSDVYSFGVLLLELVTGKRPTDACFIKKGLNIVGWLNTLTGEHRLEDIIDERCGDVEVEAVEAILDIAAMCTDADPVQRPSMSAVLKMLEEEILSPCMSELCYEQHLEL, encoded by the exons ATGGACAAgattggcagcagcagcaggaggaacaAGCGGAGAAGCCGCCCCATGGCCGCCATCACCATGCTCGTGCtggccgccctcctcctctgctccgcgccCACCGTAGCACTCACCCCCGACG GCGAGGTTCTGCTCGAGCTCAAGCTGGCCTTCAACGCCACCGCCCAGCGCCTCACCAGCTGGAGGCCCTCCGACCCCAACCCCTGCGGCTGGGAGGGCATCTCCTGCTCCCTCCCCGACCTCAGGGTCCAATCCAT AAATCTCCCATACATGCAGCTCGGGGGCATCATTTCACCCAGCATCGGGAGGCTCGATAAGCTGCAGAGACT AGCTCTGCACCAGAACAGCTTGCACGGCCCAATCCCTGCAGAGATCAAGAACTGCACGGAGCTCAGGGCAAT TTACCTGAGAGCTAACTATCTGCAAGGAGGTATCCCTTCAGAGATTGGCGAGCTTGTGCACCTCACAATCTT GGACTTGTCGAGCAACCTGTTGAGGGGCACAATTCCGGCATCCATTGGAAGCCTCACACACCTTCGCTTTCT GAACCTGTCCACTAATTTCTTCTCAGGAGAGATCCCAAATGTGGGTGTCCTCGGAACCTTCAAAAGCAGCTC TTTTGTTGGAAATCTGGAGCTTTGTGGCTTGCCCATCCAGAGAGCTTGCCGTGGAACACTCGGCTTTCCTGCTGTGCTGCCGCACTCCGATCCACTCTCTTCAGCTG GTGTTTCTCCTATCAACAACAATAAAACATCACACTTTCTGAATGGCATTGTCATTGGTGCAATGTCAACCTTGGCTCTTGCCTTGATCGCCGTACTCGGATTCCTTTGGATTTGCTTGCTGTCGAGGAAGAAGAGCGTTGGTGGGAACTATGTTAAGATGGACAAGCAAACTGTTCCTGATG GTGCAAAGCTTGTGACGTACCAGTGGAACCTTCCATATTCAACAAGTGAGATTATTAGAATGTTGGAGCTGCTTGATGAAGAGGATGTGGTTGGCTGTGGGGGTTTTGGCACAGTGTATAAAATGGTGATGGATGATGGTACATCATTTGCTGTGAAGAGGATTGACCTTAGCCGTGAAAGCCGTGACAGGACATTTGAGAAGGAGCTAGAGATTTTGGGCAGCATCAGGCACATAAACCTTGTCAACCTGCGAGGATACTGCCGGCTCCCCACAGCGAAGCTACTCATATACGATTTTGTGGAGCTGGGAAGCTTGGATTGCTACCTTCATG GAGATGAACAAGAGGACCAGCCATTGAACTGGAACGCACGTATGAAgattgccctaggctcggctcGAGGTCTGGCGTATCTGCACCATGACTGCTCGCCTGGGATTGTGCATCGTGATATCAAAGCCAGTAATATCCTTCTGGATAGAAGCTTGGAGCCTCGTGTATCTGATTTTGGCCTTGCAAGGCTTCTTGTGGACAATGGTGCCCATGTGACCACGGTTGTGGCGGGCACTTTTGGATACTTAGCACCAG AGTACTTGCAGAATGGGCATGCTACTGAGAAATCAGATGTGTATAGCTTTGGAGTGCTTTTGCTGGAGCTGGTGACTGGAAAGAGGCCAACCGATGCATGCTTCATCAAGAAGGGACTGAACATTGTTGGCTGG CTCAACACCCTAACTGGGGAGCACCGGCTCGAGGACATCATCGATGAGAGATGCGGAGACGTGGAGGTGGAAGCCGTGGAAGCCATTCTGGACATCGCCGCAATGTGCACGGACGCCGACCCCGTGCAGCGGCCATCGATGAGCGCGGTCCTGAAGATGCTGGAGGAGGAGATCCTGTCTCCCTGCATGAGCGAGTTGTGCTACGAGCAGCACCTGGAGCTCTGA